In the genome of Candidatus Moraniibacteriota bacterium, one region contains:
- a CDS encoding LamG domain-containing protein, translated as MYKNTSRFLQWTLITLVLSIVAGLYFWYGSKAGVSIDTPSITDTTVTSGLIAHYTFDPPDVVWSDAISEIKDHTGNGYHFNAVGLGESNLELGHIGQALNFIPGNATSLLRTEAAFDALATGSISMWIKWDGTSVGTSGTLLDRGDCGSNNGQFQLYMDMAASAIGLWMTAVSAGCSATVDAETTLAISDPKAWHHIVFTDSSSGHVVYIDGSPQALSYTSGSSSVDFFFDNVGGSQEYQIGRNSSEEFGGLIDDVRIYNRAISASEVYQLYTTGTAKVNAPTEDPLSQSLRGYWKLDTGSGTSATDSSGNGNTLAMTGSPGWVTGNIGPYALDFSGSGQYLSIASPSSALDFADGASFTLTGWFNRDTFTSDHTILSTKSGQSTESDGYIAYIDDATGQLIIRFDENGTTEARTFTSSSTFTIATGWHNFALSWNESAPDAVLYIDGKPDGSGSGTVFASMGNLSNTNAFYIGAETDAGNPFDGKLDDIRIYGYALSADQVKKIYNTTSPTQPIDTSLVGHWTFDGADVDSANGIVRDKSRSGNDGTFNTPYVSPAVGKSGQGISFDGTGWEFIPLASMRNLEMGTGDMTVNVWVRLVSSNADTYFVNKKDSGLESGEGYSFYYSNSLSSLVVLIGTGSAHTYYDTSTASLQDDQWHMVSYVVDRDAGISFYLDGTFLDMDGTSVYNGTDITNASEYPGLGYSDGNGDVVSYDDIRIYNRVLSSDEISNLYRIM; from the coding sequence ATGTATAAAAACACTTCACGATTTCTTCAGTGGACACTTATCACTCTCGTTCTGTCCATAGTGGCAGGCTTGTATTTTTGGTACGGAAGCAAAGCAGGAGTGAGTATTGATACTCCCAGCATCACAGATACTACAGTAACGAGTGGGCTCATAGCACACTACACTTTTGATCCGCCGGATGTGGTGTGGTCAGACGCGATAAGTGAAATTAAGGATCACACAGGAAATGGGTACCATTTCAATGCAGTTGGCTTAGGCGAATCTAATCTCGAGCTGGGGCATATAGGACAGGCGCTTAATTTTATTCCGGGTAACGCTACCTCTTTACTTAGAACTGAGGCAGCATTTGATGCTCTTGCCACCGGATCGATATCAATGTGGATAAAGTGGGATGGAACAAGCGTAGGAACTAGCGGGACACTCCTTGATCGAGGAGACTGTGGGTCGAATAATGGCCAATTCCAGCTCTATATGGATATGGCAGCAAGCGCTATTGGTCTTTGGATGACTGCCGTGAGTGCGGGATGCTCAGCAACTGTCGACGCAGAGACAACGCTTGCAATTTCAGATCCGAAAGCATGGCATCATATAGTTTTTACGGACAGCTCTTCAGGGCATGTTGTCTATATTGATGGCAGTCCTCAGGCGCTTTCTTATACATCGGGAAGTTCATCGGTAGATTTCTTCTTTGATAACGTGGGAGGGAGTCAGGAATATCAAATTGGCAGGAATAGTTCAGAGGAATTCGGCGGCCTTATAGATGATGTCCGCATATACAATCGCGCGATCTCCGCTTCCGAAGTCTACCAACTTTATACTACTGGAACTGCGAAAGTAAACGCGCCGACAGAAGACCCCCTCTCCCAATCCCTCCGTGGCTACTGGAAACTCGACACCGGAAGCGGCACCTCTGCCACGGACTCTTCCGGCAATGGGAACACCCTTGCTATGACTGGTTCTCCCGGTTGGGTCACCGGAAACATCGGTCCCTATGCCCTCGACTTTTCCGGAAGTGGACAATACCTCTCCATCGCCTCTCCCTCAAGCGCTCTCGACTTTGCCGATGGAGCGAGCTTCACTCTGACTGGCTGGTTTAATCGAGATACATTCACCAGTGACCATACCATCCTCTCCACCAAGAGCGGACAATCCACTGAAAGTGATGGATATATTGCCTATATTGACGATGCAACCGGTCAGCTTATCATTCGCTTTGATGAAAATGGAACCACTGAGGCAAGAACATTTACATCTTCATCTACCTTTACTATCGCTACTGGTTGGCATAACTTTGCTCTCTCTTGGAATGAAAGCGCTCCCGATGCCGTTCTCTATATCGATGGTAAACCTGATGGGTCAGGAAGCGGAACCGTCTTTGCCAGTATGGGAAATCTTTCCAACACCAATGCTTTCTATATTGGTGCTGAAACCGATGCTGGGAATCCTTTCGACGGAAAACTTGATGATATCCGTATCTATGGTTATGCCCTTAGTGCTGATCAGGTGAAGAAGATATATAATACCACCAGTCCCACGCAACCGATCGATACAAGTCTTGTTGGACATTGGACTTTCGATGGGGCGGATGTTGACTCGGCGAACGGTATTGTTCGCGATAAGTCAAGAAGCGGGAATGACGGAACATTCAATACGCCGTATGTCTCGCCGGCTGTCGGAAAATCGGGACAGGGCATCTCTTTTGACGGAACCGGATGGGAATTTATCCCATTAGCTTCAATGCGAAACTTGGAGATGGGCACTGGAGATATGACCGTCAACGTGTGGGTACGTCTGGTGAGCAGTAATGCCGACACATACTTTGTGAACAAAAAAGACTCTGGCCTTGAATCGGGAGAAGGATATTCTTTTTACTACTCCAACTCTCTTTCGAGTCTAGTCGTCTTAATCGGAACCGGATCGGCACATACATACTACGACACTTCGACAGCCTCTCTCCAGGATGATCAATGGCATATGGTTTCATATGTTGTCGATAGGGACGCTGGAATCTCATTCTATCTCGACGGAACGTTTCTCGATATGGATGGAACAAGTGTGTATAATGGAACTGATATAACGAACGCGTCGGAATATCCCGGTCTCGGGTATTCTGACGGAAACGGCGATGTTGTTTCCTACGATGATATTCGGATTTATAATAGAGTGCTTTCTTCCGATGAAATTTCGAACTTATATCGTATAATGTAG
- a CDS encoding fibronectin type III domain-containing protein encodes MFVALGCICASKASAATRVFYDGSEAGNTNLWSQADYRDKCTSVTSAADGVTGPYSGSRMIRCNTDGTVAWNTPKWFETMALNSFPYTNEFLFRAEVRVDKNHARSGDSPKKILRWFTGSIDYFDSIHDSSGFKNEGPITSGSYWGDAPGDNTASSQKWGKVEVYYNSSNRKLREWHDDVLIRDETTGNLGGKWYPLYITSNYEQVPSGDSLNYVYFDDVEIYSDATSGTPSASGTMANGDVLVSGGSGGTSDTTPPSSPTNLAANATSASGISVSWNSATDNVGVVGYQIERCTGLSCSNFTQVGTPSSSPFVDSNLSASTGYSYHVRAVDAAGNTSSWSNVVGATTQDVAQTPTVTLSANPTSIASGSSSVLTWSSTNATSCTASGSWSGTKSTSGTQSVSPTSTSTYTLTCTGTGGSANQSVTVTVSDPNEVIIDNTDTASVSSSGSWLPSTAYPGYYGSDYFYSSTTAGEWFQWTASSLVPGTYEVYARWLAVTGRPTDVNYQVTHASGAATVGPVNQEINGSQWNLLGTYSFNTTGAVKVIGTATGWEGTAADAVRFLKVTSSTPQPCSTVTPTNFTTSTYTGYGAPYDVFASNTPLISTTCTSSDTHTINATLGITGDTTRIVYTKGYYYDPGISDWTSFTGTCTGALNGDWCQGSVSATLTDTDISTASASDPAYLVGMTCSIQGGRWKCGCRDTTCSTFYWQVQGAGM; translated from the coding sequence ATGTTCGTTGCTCTGGGTTGTATTTGCGCGTCGAAAGCGAGCGCTGCCACGCGAGTTTTCTATGACGGCTCTGAGGCGGGAAATACCAACCTGTGGAGTCAGGCTGATTATCGGGATAAGTGCACATCGGTTACTTCGGCTGCCGATGGTGTTACGGGGCCATATTCCGGGTCGAGAATGATTCGCTGCAATACCGATGGCACGGTTGCTTGGAATACGCCGAAATGGTTTGAGACAATGGCACTGAATTCTTTTCCTTATACGAACGAATTCTTGTTTCGAGCAGAAGTTCGAGTGGATAAAAATCACGCGAGAAGCGGTGATTCTCCGAAAAAGATTCTCCGTTGGTTTACCGGGAGTATTGACTACTTCGATTCAATCCATGATTCTTCAGGTTTCAAGAATGAGGGGCCAATTACATCTGGGTCGTATTGGGGTGATGCTCCCGGAGATAACACAGCATCATCGCAGAAATGGGGGAAAGTCGAGGTATACTATAACAGTTCGAACAGGAAGCTTCGAGAGTGGCATGATGACGTGCTTATCCGAGATGAAACAACGGGAAATCTCGGTGGGAAATGGTACCCTTTGTATATCACTTCAAATTATGAACAGGTGCCATCGGGAGATAGTTTGAACTACGTCTATTTTGATGATGTGGAGATTTATTCTGATGCTACCTCTGGCACTCCATCTGCTTCTGGTACCATGGCTAATGGGGATGTATTGGTAAGTGGTGGAAGCGGCGGCACCTCCGACACTACTCCTCCCTCCAGTCCCACAAATCTTGCCGCTAATGCTACGAGTGCCTCCGGTATTTCGGTCTCTTGGAATTCGGCTACTGACAATGTTGGGGTAGTTGGCTATCAGATTGAGCGCTGTACCGGACTCTCGTGCTCGAATTTTACTCAAGTCGGAACTCCTTCTTCATCTCCGTTTGTTGATTCAAATCTTTCTGCTTCTACTGGCTACTCCTATCATGTGAGAGCGGTAGATGCTGCCGGAAACACGAGCAGCTGGAGCAATGTGGTTGGTGCCACGACTCAAGATGTTGCACAAACTCCTACTGTCACGCTTTCGGCAAATCCGACCAGTATCGCGTCAGGGTCTTCTTCTGTGCTCACATGGAGTAGTACAAATGCTACCAGCTGCACCGCCTCTGGAAGCTGGTCTGGCACCAAGTCAACGAGCGGTACTCAGTCCGTTTCGCCAACCTCGACAAGCACTTATACCCTCACATGCACCGGAACGGGAGGGAGTGCAAACCAGAGTGTGACGGTAACAGTCTCTGATCCAAACGAAGTTATCATTGATAACACCGACACCGCATCTGTCTCTTCTTCTGGGAGCTGGCTTCCATCAACTGCCTATCCCGGATACTATGGAAGCGATTATTTCTACTCTTCCACCACAGCCGGAGAATGGTTCCAATGGACCGCATCTTCTCTTGTTCCAGGAACCTACGAGGTGTATGCCCGATGGCTGGCAGTCACCGGAAGACCAACTGATGTGAACTATCAAGTCACCCATGCTTCCGGTGCCGCAACAGTCGGACCGGTTAATCAGGAGATAAACGGATCCCAATGGAATCTTCTCGGTACTTACAGCTTCAATACAACCGGAGCGGTCAAAGTGATTGGAACTGCAACCGGATGGGAGGGAACCGCTGCTGACGCCGTACGATTCCTCAAAGTGACATCCTCCACCCCACAACCCTGCTCCACTGTCACTCCCACCAACTTCACCACCTCAACCTACACCGGCTACGGTGCTCCCTATGACGTCTTTGCGAGTAACACCCCTCTCATCTCCACCACCTGTACCAGCAGTGATACCCACACGATAAACGCCACCCTCGGTATCACCGGAGACACTACCCGTATCGTCTACACCAAAGGCTACTACTACGATCCCGGTATATCTGACTGGACCTCCTTCACCGGAACCTGTACCGGAGCTTTGAATGGAGACTGGTGCCAAGGAAGTGTCTCTGCCACTCTCACCGATACCGATATCTCTACAGCGAGCGCTTCCGATCCCGCCTACCTGGTCGGTATGACCTGCAGCATACAGGGAGGCCGATGGAAATGCGGATGCAGAGATACAACGTGTTCTACGTTCTACTGGCAGGTGCAGGGGGCGGGGATGTAG
- the tgt gene encoding tRNA guanosine(34) transglycosylase Tgt has translation MSSYFNLLSTSEFGRKGQIHTEHGVLETPFFMPDATRAAVRGIEPATVAKLGIEALVVNTYHLLLRPGSDYIARLGGVHKFMNWDAPVLSDSGGYQVYSLIHRHPEYGAVSEEGALFRSPIDGSNHLLTPERAIDIQFDLGVDMMVCLDDPRPNDAPSDEAILAVERTLRWAKRCKARYEERLAERAGTHPEKGRPLLFSVVQGGMDILLRRHCVDALAAIGFDGYGFGARHLDMEGNFLEEVLRETAKSIPSGAIRFALGVGTPRDIVRCHSIGWDMFDCVIPTREGRHGRAFLRRFGRSIFEESFYEVANITGERFRDDTASIDVSCDCLACTGGFSRAYIRHLFATGEVLGSRLLSIHNLRFYAKLMDELRGKAVGENEKKTF, from the coding sequence ATGAGTTCGTATTTTAACCTTTTGTCGACAAGCGAATTCGGGCGAAAGGGTCAGATTCACACGGAACATGGCGTTTTGGAGACGCCATTTTTCATGCCAGACGCGACTCGCGCGGCAGTACGTGGCATTGAGCCGGCGACGGTTGCCAAGTTGGGGATTGAAGCGCTTGTTGTGAATACCTATCATCTCCTACTTCGTCCGGGATCGGACTATATCGCCAGACTGGGCGGTGTGCATAAGTTTATGAACTGGGATGCTCCGGTGCTTTCTGATTCCGGAGGATATCAGGTATATTCGCTCATTCATCGACATCCGGAATACGGCGCGGTGTCCGAAGAAGGCGCGCTCTTCCGCTCCCCGATTGATGGCTCGAACCACCTCTTGACTCCTGAGCGTGCGATTGATATCCAATTCGATCTCGGCGTTGACATGATGGTGTGTCTTGACGATCCTCGTCCGAATGATGCGCCAAGCGATGAGGCGATACTTGCTGTTGAGCGGACGCTTCGATGGGCGAAACGGTGTAAGGCTCGATATGAAGAGCGATTGGCTGAGCGGGCGGGGACTCATCCGGAAAAAGGTCGGCCACTTCTCTTCTCGGTTGTGCAGGGCGGTATGGATATATTGCTTCGCCGGCATTGTGTTGATGCACTTGCTGCGATCGGTTTCGATGGATATGGGTTTGGGGCGCGACACCTTGATATGGAAGGGAATTTTCTTGAGGAAGTGCTTCGTGAGACGGCGAAGAGCATCCCGTCCGGCGCGATCCGGTTTGCGCTTGGCGTTGGAACGCCGCGAGATATTGTTCGCTGCCACTCGATTGGTTGGGATATGTTCGACTGTGTTATTCCGACTCGAGAAGGGCGGCATGGACGCGCCTTCCTCCGTCGTTTCGGACGAAGTATCTTTGAGGAGTCTTTTTATGAGGTTGCCAATATAACCGGCGAACGATTTCGGGATGACACGGCCTCGATTGATGTATCGTGCGATTGTTTGGCGTGTACTGGCGGATTCTCTCGCGCGTACATCCGACATCTCTTTGCGACCGGAGAGGTGCTTGGGTCTCGGCTGCTGTCGATTCACAATCTTCGATTTTATGCCAAACTCATGGATGAATTGCGCGGGAAGGCAGTTGGTGAGAATGAGAAAAAGACATTCTGA
- a CDS encoding DNA-directed RNA polymerase subunit beta, with amino-acid sequence MVSLPNLIDVLTSSYMWFWEKGFKELLEEVNPIRDFTNKDLELRLGDYYLDEPKYDEVTAKAKNISYEAPLRAKATLTFKKTGEVKDQEIYLGEFPIMTDRGTFIINGVERVVVSQLIRSPGAFFTMNYQKGKKLFGAKIIPNRGAWLELETDLDGVISAKIDRKRKVPVTALLKAFGCGNDETLRGLFADTDTGEVRYIEETLSKDPTRTQGEGYKEVYKRLRPGDLATEENAKQMIDSMFFNYERYDFGSVGRYRLNQRLETNREDLEANRVLNVDDLVLIIREIIRLNNDPEARPDDIDHLGNRRVRAVGELIQNKLRVGLYRMVRNIKDRMSTCDVETVIPGQLINPRPVAAAVKEFFSSSQLSQFMDQVNPLAELEHKRRLSAMGPGGLTRERASFEVRDVHSSHYGRICPVETPEGPNIGLVGHMATYARVNEYGFLETPYLRVQKDIAVEDAQELVGRILNEPIAGNEVGTLIDESLAGKIARERKGGTVRVKPFITLAIDYLNAIVEDRKIIAHAGIETDEKNNILEPLVEARVNGHPEMIEAERVDYVDVSVKQCISVATSLIPFLEHDDANRALMGSNMQRQAVSCVVPDAPLVGTGIEDKAAADSGQVILARQDGEVIEVDASHVVVRESAPIGSKKAHFDYVYALKSFAKSNNFTSMNQVPRVAKGQLLKKGDLIADGASTDRGELALGQNVVVAFVPWQGYNFEDAIIMSERLLHEDRYSSIHIEDFSLDVRDTKLGPEVVTRDIPNIGEDRLKNLDEQGIIRIGAEVSSGDILVGKISPKGEGDLTAEERLLRVIFGEKSRDVKDSSLYLPHGERGKVVDVKIFSREQGDKLSMGVFQQVQVSVAQLRKVSVGDKFAGRHGNKGVVSRIAPIEDMPYLEDGTPVDMILNPLGVASRMNIGQILETHLGWAAKKLGYTVATPALDGATEADIKAELHKAGLPENGKVRLRDGKSGEYFDNESTVGVMYVMKLNHLIDDKLHMRSIGPYSLITQQPLGGKAQFGGQRFGEMEVWALEGYGAAHTLQEMLTIKSDDVLGRSKAYESIIKGEPIKSPNIPASFHVLVNELKGLCLNVDLVGATPVASEEDDHS; translated from the coding sequence ATGGTGTCGCTTCCGAACCTTATCGACGTGCTTACAAGTTCGTACATGTGGTTTTGGGAGAAGGGTTTCAAAGAATTGCTCGAAGAAGTGAATCCTATCCGTGATTTTACCAATAAAGATCTGGAGCTTCGCTTGGGTGACTACTATCTTGACGAGCCGAAATACGATGAAGTGACCGCCAAAGCAAAGAACATTTCCTATGAGGCGCCGCTTCGCGCCAAGGCGACGCTTACTTTCAAGAAAACGGGAGAAGTGAAAGATCAGGAGATTTATCTTGGCGAATTTCCGATCATGACCGATCGGGGGACATTTATTATAAACGGTGTTGAGCGCGTCGTTGTGAGTCAGTTGATTCGTTCTCCGGGAGCGTTCTTCACCATGAACTATCAGAAAGGTAAGAAGCTTTTCGGTGCAAAAATCATTCCGAATCGTGGCGCGTGGCTTGAGCTCGAGACCGATCTCGACGGAGTGATCTCTGCGAAGATAGATCGGAAGCGGAAGGTGCCGGTGACGGCGCTCTTGAAGGCGTTTGGCTGCGGCAATGACGAGACGCTCCGAGGTTTGTTTGCCGATACGGATACGGGGGAGGTGCGCTATATCGAGGAAACTCTCTCGAAGGATCCGACTCGCACCCAGGGTGAAGGATACAAGGAAGTCTATAAGCGACTTCGTCCGGGTGACTTGGCGACCGAAGAAAATGCGAAGCAGATGATTGACTCGATGTTTTTCAATTACGAGCGCTACGATTTTGGAAGTGTTGGGCGGTATCGCCTCAATCAGCGGCTCGAAACGAACCGTGAAGACCTCGAGGCAAATCGCGTGCTGAATGTCGATGACTTGGTGCTTATTATCCGCGAAATCATCAGGCTTAACAACGATCCGGAGGCGAGACCGGATGATATCGATCATCTGGGCAATCGCCGCGTGCGCGCCGTGGGTGAGCTTATTCAGAACAAGCTACGCGTAGGGCTCTATCGCATGGTGCGAAATATCAAGGATCGCATGAGTACTTGTGATGTTGAGACGGTGATTCCGGGACAGCTCATCAACCCGAGACCGGTCGCGGCAGCGGTGAAAGAATTTTTCTCGAGTTCGCAGCTTTCGCAGTTTATGGATCAGGTGAATCCGCTGGCAGAGCTTGAACACAAGCGCCGTCTCTCGGCAATGGGGCCGGGCGGACTTACGCGTGAGCGAGCGAGTTTCGAAGTGCGCGATGTGCACTCATCGCACTATGGGCGTATTTGTCCGGTGGAGACGCCGGAAGGACCGAATATCGGCTTGGTTGGACATATGGCGACCTATGCGCGCGTCAATGAATACGGATTTCTCGAGACTCCCTACTTGCGCGTCCAGAAAGATATCGCTGTTGAAGATGCTCAGGAATTGGTAGGAAGGATTCTGAACGAGCCAATTGCCGGCAATGAAGTCGGTACATTGATCGACGAATCACTTGCCGGGAAAATCGCAAGGGAGCGAAAGGGTGGCACGGTTCGAGTAAAACCGTTCATTACTCTCGCTATCGATTATCTCAATGCTATTGTCGAAGATCGAAAAATTATCGCACATGCCGGTATCGAAACTGACGAGAAGAACAATATTCTGGAGCCGCTTGTTGAAGCTCGTGTGAATGGTCATCCGGAGATGATTGAGGCGGAGCGCGTAGACTATGTGGATGTTTCTGTGAAGCAGTGCATTTCCGTGGCAACCTCGCTCATTCCATTTTTGGAACATGACGATGCAAACCGCGCGCTCATGGGTTCGAATATGCAGCGCCAGGCGGTGTCTTGCGTGGTTCCTGACGCGCCGCTCGTGGGGACGGGTATTGAGGATAAGGCGGCGGCTGATTCCGGACAGGTGATTCTTGCTCGGCAAGATGGCGAAGTAATCGAGGTGGATGCGAGTCATGTGGTGGTAAGGGAATCGGCGCCGATCGGTTCGAAGAAGGCTCATTTTGATTATGTATACGCGCTCAAGAGTTTTGCCAAGTCAAACAATTTCACGAGCATGAACCAAGTGCCGCGTGTCGCGAAAGGGCAACTGCTCAAGAAAGGTGATCTCATTGCGGACGGTGCCTCGACGGATCGCGGCGAGTTGGCGCTCGGGCAGAACGTGGTTGTCGCATTTGTTCCGTGGCAGGGCTACAACTTTGAGGACGCCATCATCATGTCGGAGCGATTGCTGCATGAGGATCGCTACAGCTCTATTCATATCGAAGACTTTTCTCTTGATGTGCGCGACACGAAGCTTGGTCCCGAGGTAGTGACGCGCGATATCCCGAATATCGGTGAAGATCGTCTGAAGAACTTGGATGAACAGGGAATTATCCGTATCGGTGCCGAGGTGTCTTCCGGTGACATCCTGGTTGGGAAAATCTCCCCGAAGGGGGAGGGTGACCTCACGGCGGAAGAACGATTGCTTCGCGTTATCTTTGGTGAGAAGTCGCGCGATGTGAAAGATTCGTCGCTGTACCTTCCACACGGTGAGCGCGGAAAGGTAGTGGATGTGAAGATATTTTCTCGAGAACAGGGCGACAAGCTCTCCATGGGCGTGTTTCAGCAGGTGCAGGTTTCGGTGGCGCAGCTTCGAAAGGTTTCGGTAGGGGATAAGTTTGCCGGCCGCCATGGAAACAAAGGCGTGGTTTCTCGCATTGCGCCGATCGAAGATATGCCGTATCTCGAAGATGGTACGCCGGTTGACATGATCTTGAATCCGCTCGGCGTAGCGAGTCGTATGAACATCGGGCAGATTCTTGAAACACATCTCGGATGGGCGGCAAAGAAGCTTGGTTATACAGTGGCGACGCCGGCGCTCGATGGCGCGACTGAAGCGGATATCAAGGCCGAGCTCCACAAAGCCGGACTCCCCGAAAACGGAAAGGTCCGACTTCGTGACGGAAAGTCGGGGGAATACTTTGACAATGAATCAACTGTCGGCGTTATGTATGTGATGAAGCTCAATCACTTGATTGATGACAAGCTCCACATGCGTTCCATTGGACCGTACTCACTTATTACGCAGCAGCCTTTGGGCGGCAAGGCGCAGTTTGGCGGGCAGCGGTTTGGAGAGATGGAAGTGTGGGCGCTCGAAGGATATGGAGCCGCGCATACGCTGCAGGAAATGCTGACCATCAAGTCCGATGATGTGCTTGGTCGATCGAAGGCGTACGAGTCTATTATCAAGGGAGAGCCGATTAAGAGTCCGAATATTCCGGCGTCATTCCATGTGTTGGTGAATGAATTGAAGGGTCTGTGTCTCAATGTTGATTTGGTGGGCGCGACACCGGTCGCCTCCGAAGAGGATGATCATTCATAA